In the genome of Quercus robur chromosome 3, dhQueRobu3.1, whole genome shotgun sequence, one region contains:
- the LOC126718516 gene encoding protein NUCLEAR FUSION DEFECTIVE 6, mitochondrial yields MAANYARRTLQISSKTLLSCTSSSSSSSSTTFASKASRLSGLGLSSAGPNSASRVSVHKRILSRLPVELSGVQQSLMPLHSVTASALLTSLLSVYNDNWGCLSEGFATTL; encoded by the exons ATGGCGGCTAACTATGCGAGAAGAACCCTACAAATATCTTCCAAAACCCTACTGAGCTGtacttcatcttcatcttcatcttcgtcAACTACTTTCGCTTCCAAAGCTTCGAGATTGAGTGGGCTTGGGCTCTCCTCTGCTGGGCCCAACTCTGCTTCCCGAGTCTCTGTTCACAAGCGCATACTCTCCAG GCTTCCTGTGGAGTTGTCTGGTGTGCAGCAATCTCTAATGCCATTGCATAGTGTTACTGCTTCTGCATTGTTAACTTCATTGCTGTCTGTGTACAATGACAACTGGGGGTGTCTATCAGAAG